DNA sequence from the Liolophura sinensis isolate JHLJ2023 chromosome 1, CUHK_Ljap_v2, whole genome shotgun sequence genome:
GAATCTCCCTATAGTAATAACAAGATGTAAGTGTCAAAGTGCTAAGGTAACTGAGCCGACGGCAACCATGAGGTTTTTGAAACAAGAGAGGCTATAAAGGCAATACTTGGATCATCGGCCACGTCTCCAGTTCGCGTAGGATTTAAAGATAAATTCAGTATGTCTGCTTCTCAGCAGCGGCCCTTTACTCCACAGCTGCCACAGTATTGGgtcaagcgcatttaccatggCGATATATGTTGCtaattactgatttattttttatcacataTGGATGTTACTGCAGTTTACCTAGACATGAGATTCGGTATGCAAATCGCCCCAAAGCAAACTGAAGTCCCATCTTCCATATATGCATACTGCAGGATGTATCTATGGAAACTCGACCAGTCACGTTTATTTCCTGTGAAAGGAAacagaaatcatttttaatgtttattttactgatgtttaaGGTCAAATTCAGACAGTTTCAACCTGAAAGTTCGTTGGTTGGTTAAAACCGAAAACCTCTGTGACGGTGGTCAAGTTTAGGATGCAGGGAGTAAATCACCGACTTTttgcaggtacctgacaaacattctgacttaaagccgcttCCAAGTGTGTACCAATACATACTGCCATGTTGAACAGCATTATGTGAATATTTATACCTGGTAATGATAGCtgcagaactacatgtacacgcaggTAATTCTATTtgctttttgtttatatttttagacTGACACAAATTTGGGGACATTAGGTTACCATAAGAATGATCCCGAACGCCTTGTAACTTCACATTCCGGATACCATGTTTCTCAATGTCAATATTTCCAGTTATCTCTCCAAACTGCTCATAATGCGTCTGATGGGACCTGAAACAAAATGGCAAAGATCCACTGTCATCATATTGTGCGCAATAATTTTATAAAGCTTCTTCATTCATAAACTTTTATCTCATGACTTGGTTTCGAGCGATTATATACAACACAAGCTTTGGTTTGAAAAACATCCAACACATCCTGCAGTGCGTTTTAGTGTGCTGAAATTACGCACTCCACTTTGCAAAGAGCCAGGCAACTTTCCGTCACTGACTTGATAAAGCTGTTTGCTCATGAGAGAGATCCTATACTctaactggtacatgtagtatcagAAGTACTATGAGACATCCACACcctattcatagttttgcagtgatgtcttGGCTGCCCTGAGGCAAGCATCAACACACTCTTTGGTCAAGTAACTAAAGTACTGGAGGTGACAACAAAGAGAATTTAGCCCAGGTGAGAAAAGCACTGAAGGAGACTTTaccataaaaaatgaaaaatataccaTTTATAACTCATCCTTACGATTTCAAGGGAAAAAAATCATACCGCTTTAAAGTGTCAAAGAACTGCCTTGACCACTTTTCCCGAGCGATGGCGTCACACATCACAGCTGGGTGTAAATCCGTGTCAAAGTCGAAATATTTGGTGAGGGCCGTCCAATCCAGCGAAAATTTTACCTCCAATAGCTCCATTGTTCTTTGCAACCTgtgtcaaaaatgtgaaaacattaaattatccacacattttgaatttttgttaagAAAAGACActattttacaaaatatggcaaacaaaaaaatccacGAGCACATTAATACCGGTATTGTTACAAAAGGCAAAAACGTGACTTGTAATTACATATCAAGCCAAAAAAGTAAGGAAAAGCTTTACACACCCGATGCCTTTCGTGCAGTATTACTCTGAATAggtattgatttattatttgatcggtgttttacgccctccTCAAGAATATCTCTCTGAATAggtattgatttattatttgatcggtgttttacgccctccTCAAGAACATCACTCTGAATAggtattgatttattatttgatcggtgttttacgccctccTCAAGAATATCACTCTGAATaggtattaatttattatttgatcggtgttttacgccgtactcaagaacatcaCTCTGAATAggtattgatttattatttgatcggtgttttacgccctccTCAAGAACATCACTCTGAATAGGTactgatttattatttgatcggtgttttacgccctccTCAAGAATATCACTCTTaataggtatttatttattatttgatcggtgttttacgtttTACGTTTTAGAAAACTCATTTATTCATGGAATAAATAACCTTAGCTTTGACAAATTTCGCtcttaatttatttacctaCTGAAGTCACagctataaatttatttcaaaagatTCTCTATATACAAATACTTCAAGGAAACTGTAAATATAATTTCTATAACGGAATGGTACTGGATAAAACGACTGAGCCCTCAATCTAAGAGACATGTCATTGTACAAGCacgtatgcttgggtttttacgtcgtcTACGTacttttttagtcatatgacaacgagaaATCATCAAGTATGtccatatatactgtgtcttcctttGGCTCTACTGAGTCCATTTCGCCAAAGAGCAGCCGCAAAAGTACCATGcggaaaacaccagacatgacaccctaccctctgatccagtcacattatactaacatcGGGCCAACCACTCCTGTTTCTtagctctaacctctcagtgcaaAGCCCCAAGCGACGAGTACCAATTTTAAAGTTTGATTCCAGCAAGGTCTCACGATTTGGAGGCGGACGATCTAACCgttaggccaccgaaacggtCTGAGACATGTCTTAGAACCATACTGAAGGCTCGGTGCTTCTATTATGACCATCttcaaattaaacataaaaacgTGGAACCTAAATCACTAAAAACTTTTCAAGGGCTAGGATAAAGTTTCTTAGCACCCTAAAGCTTGGGCAAACCAGAAGGTTCTTGTCTTTGTTTTCTGCAAACACGCACTGGTTGTCAATTATCCAAGCTCTGGCACTATTCTCCTACGTCAAGTTGTACCGTGGCAATCATACTATACCCAAGTTTTCCATTGAATGTGAGTTTCCATGTTTTCATTGGCAGCACTATTCTCCTACGTCAAGTTGTACCATGGCAATCACACTATACCTAAGTTTTCCATTGAATGTGAGTTTCCATGTTTTCACTGGCAATCTATTCTCCTACATCAAGTTGTACCATGGCAATCACACTATACCCAAGTTTTCCACTGAATGTGAGTTTCCAAATTTTCATTGGCAGCACTATTCTCCTACGTCCAGTTATACCATGGCAATCGCACTATACCTAAGTTTTCCACTGAATGTGAGTTTCCATGTTTTCATAGGCTCCACGGCTTCCAACTTCAGCCCTCCAGCAGCAAACTCACCAGGATGTGTTCCCTCTAGGTTAGTTTCTGGCAGAGTAGGGAACTCCAACAGGCCAACATCAGGGATCTTTCATGTCaacgacaaaaataaatacatacataaataaataaataaaattacaaaaaaatattgaaaaaatcattaaattttttATACAATTTCCTGTGTGGTGTGTTGCAGTTATTCTACTTGGTTCGTTGCCATTAATATATGAATGTAACTTAGGGCATAATAACCCCATCATGGTAACCCCATTGCGATAACCCCCTCTTGATAACCCCATCATGATAACCCCATCGTGATAACCTTATCCAAAGGACATGGAAGTATATACTCCCAGATTAATGATCAATCACATTATCATGATAATGAACTGAGCATGGGAATATAAACTTATCCCACATTAATcttgatcatacatgtattctcaccCAGTGGGACTACAAACTCCCATCTTACTGACTACACATGGGACTACATACTCCCATCCCTAGGACTACAAACTTCCATCTCAGTGACAACAAACAAGGACTGCATACTTCCATCTTACTGACTACCCCCTAGGACTACAAACTTCCATCTTAGTGACTACCCCCTAGGACTATATTCTCTCCCATCTTAATGACCACACTGTAGGACTACATTCTCCCATCTTAGTGAATACACCCAATAACTACATATCCCCATCTTAGTGAATACACCCCAGG
Encoded proteins:
- the LOC135461674 gene encoding uncharacterized protein LOC135461674 isoform X2, with amino-acid sequence MLYWIATSVSLFLLARWILGGDPRPVNGVYSLPGTWYPIKYALFRLLMQLRRRQNASKAEVTSGDGAGYGMRSRSSPGDMDKPQDLSPEHPLAVDAVYFNGGDRNGTYLVAATARRHNNIVQTILLIRIPDVGLLEFPTLPETNLEGTHPGEFAAGGLKLEAVEPMKTWKLTFSGKLRLQRTMELLEVKFSLDWTALTKYFDFDTDLHPAVMCDAIAREKWSRQFFDTLKRSHQTHYEQFGEITGNIDIEKHGIRNVKLQGVRDHSYGNKRDWSSFHRYILQYAYMEDGTSVCFGAICIPNLMSRWQNGRCILYRFRVLHHGRRWSPA